One part of the Arachidicoccus terrestris genome encodes these proteins:
- the dnaE gene encoding DNA polymerase III subunit alpha, translating into MPQFSHLHVHSQYSLLDGAASIGHLYKKAESDGMKALALTDHGNMFGAFEFVAQAWNNTKVIGKDANGKDIVTPKIKPIVGCELYVVEDRFQKTFTKEKKDRRYHQILLAKNDLGYRNLIKITSMGFIEGLYGKYPRVDKSLIAKHHEGLIATTCCLGASVPQAILTGGEEEGEKEFKWWLDLFGDDYYVELQRHNIPEQDKVNLVLLKLAKKYNVPVICTNDSHYTNQEDANAHDILLCINTGEKQTTPGFDDFVNDDAIIKNRRFKFPNDQFYFKTTAEMEQVFKDIPQSLENTQGIVDKIEVLNLKKDILLPAFPIPEEFKTTQDSNINQWNYLHYLTYEGARQRYSEITEEIRERLDFELFTIKTMGFAGYFLIVSDFIKAGRDLGVFIGPGRGSAAGSVVAFCIGITNIDPIKYNLLFERFLNPDRKSMPDIDTDFDDEGRQKVINYVVEKYSKQQVAQIITYGTMAAKMSIKDVARVLDLPLAESNTLAKLVPDKPGTKLSRVLKAPITAAEAKDGQKSLAEKEGYAPEDIENIKKIREIYNGDDLRAQVLHEAERLEGSVRNTGIHAAGIIIAPKDLTELIPVSVAKDSDLWVTQIEGSSIESAGVIKMDFLGLKNLSIIKTALNLIKQNYDRDIEIDYIPLDDEKTFEIFQKGETNAIFQFESAGMQKNLRELKPDVFADLIAMNALYRPGPIAYIPDFIKRKHGEQEITYDLPEMEEYLADTYGITVYQEQVMLLSQKLAGFSKGDADVLRKAMGKKQISVLDKMKAQFVEGASKKGHPKDKLDKIWKDWEAFAQYAFNKSHSTCYAFVAYQTAYLKAHYPSEYMAAVLNHAGAIDKITFFMEECKRMGIGVLGCDINESQKGFAVNKNGEIRFGFGGLKGMGDAAIDGVIEERTQNGPYKDIFDFIQRINQRVVNKKALESLVYAGAFDCFSDLHRGQYFAVQTGEVVNNLERIIKFGNVVQTSKTSSMGSLFGEATMPEIATPKILPCDKWSLIEKLEHEKDVTGIYISGHPLDNFRFEMKHYGIMPLNDFEAMRMDANPKTGVNFRIAGMVVGAQHRQTKKGMDFGVLALEDYSGKTELMLWREDYLNFKNFVEPGLMLSITGHFKQRFNTGQYEFKISSISLMESLKSALTKSLDMEMPLKEVTHDLVNFLEENINKHPGNATLKFKVIDFEQQASVNLYTLDKGISLNDELIDYLNSHPDIHVQIGLTG; encoded by the coding sequence ATGCCTCAATTTTCGCACTTACATGTTCATTCTCAATATTCTCTATTAGATGGAGCCGCCTCAATCGGACATCTCTATAAAAAAGCGGAGTCTGACGGCATGAAAGCATTGGCGCTCACCGATCATGGGAACATGTTCGGTGCTTTTGAGTTCGTCGCCCAGGCCTGGAACAATACAAAAGTCATTGGAAAGGATGCCAACGGGAAAGACATTGTAACCCCAAAAATCAAACCGATTGTAGGTTGTGAACTCTATGTTGTGGAAGACCGGTTCCAGAAGACTTTTACGAAAGAAAAGAAGGACCGCCGTTATCACCAGATTCTACTGGCCAAAAATGATCTGGGTTATCGCAACCTGATCAAAATCACTTCTATGGGCTTTATTGAGGGGTTGTACGGCAAGTATCCCAGGGTCGATAAAAGTCTGATCGCGAAACATCATGAGGGATTAATTGCCACTACTTGCTGCCTGGGCGCTTCCGTGCCTCAGGCTATTTTGACCGGTGGAGAAGAAGAAGGCGAGAAGGAGTTTAAATGGTGGCTGGACCTATTTGGTGATGATTACTATGTAGAGCTGCAACGTCACAACATACCTGAACAGGATAAAGTAAACCTGGTATTGCTGAAACTGGCTAAAAAATACAACGTACCGGTCATCTGTACTAATGACAGCCACTATACCAATCAGGAAGACGCCAATGCCCACGATATTCTGCTTTGTATTAATACAGGAGAAAAGCAAACCACGCCGGGGTTCGATGACTTTGTCAATGATGACGCTATCATTAAAAACAGAAGATTTAAATTTCCCAATGACCAGTTTTATTTTAAGACAACTGCAGAAATGGAGCAGGTCTTTAAGGACATCCCTCAGTCACTGGAGAATACCCAGGGCATTGTGGATAAAATTGAAGTGCTAAATCTTAAAAAAGATATTCTGCTTCCGGCGTTCCCCATTCCGGAAGAGTTTAAAACAACACAGGACAGTAATATTAATCAGTGGAACTATCTGCATTATCTTACCTATGAAGGAGCCAGACAACGTTACAGCGAGATTACCGAGGAAATCCGTGAGCGGCTCGATTTTGAATTATTTACGATTAAAACAATGGGATTTGCGGGTTACTTCTTAATCGTAAGTGATTTTATCAAAGCAGGCAGAGACCTGGGCGTATTTATCGGCCCCGGCCGTGGCTCTGCTGCTGGCAGTGTGGTCGCGTTTTGTATTGGCATTACCAATATAGATCCGATCAAATATAATCTTCTTTTTGAGCGTTTTTTAAATCCGGATCGTAAATCCATGCCGGATATCGATACTGATTTTGATGATGAGGGCAGACAGAAAGTAATCAACTATGTCGTAGAGAAATACTCTAAACAACAGGTAGCTCAGATTATTACTTATGGTACAATGGCAGCCAAAATGTCTATCAAGGACGTCGCCAGAGTGTTGGATCTCCCGCTTGCTGAATCCAATACGCTGGCAAAGTTGGTGCCTGATAAACCCGGCACCAAGCTCAGTCGTGTTCTAAAGGCGCCGATCACTGCAGCAGAAGCAAAGGATGGACAAAAATCACTCGCAGAAAAAGAAGGATATGCACCGGAAGATATCGAGAATATCAAAAAGATCCGGGAGATATATAACGGTGATGATTTAAGGGCACAAGTATTACATGAAGCTGAAAGGTTGGAAGGAAGTGTACGTAATACAGGCATCCATGCGGCAGGTATCATTATTGCACCAAAAGATCTGACAGAGTTGATTCCTGTATCCGTAGCCAAAGATTCCGACCTATGGGTAACACAGATCGAAGGAAGTAGTATTGAATCCGCCGGGGTTATTAAGATGGACTTCCTGGGCCTTAAAAACCTGTCCATCATTAAGACTGCTTTAAACCTGATCAAGCAGAATTATGATAGAGATATTGAAATTGATTATATTCCGCTGGATGACGAGAAGACATTTGAGATTTTCCAGAAAGGGGAGACCAATGCTATCTTCCAATTTGAAAGTGCCGGCATGCAAAAGAATCTCCGGGAGCTTAAACCGGACGTTTTCGCCGACCTGATCGCGATGAATGCCTTATACCGTCCGGGTCCGATTGCCTATATACCGGATTTCATCAAACGTAAACATGGAGAACAGGAAATCACTTATGATCTCCCTGAGATGGAAGAATATCTGGCCGATACGTATGGCATTACTGTCTATCAGGAACAGGTAATGCTGCTCTCCCAGAAACTGGCCGGCTTCTCTAAAGGGGATGCAGATGTTCTGCGTAAAGCCATGGGTAAAAAGCAGATTTCTGTTCTGGACAAAATGAAAGCGCAGTTTGTTGAAGGGGCTTCCAAAAAAGGACATCCCAAGGACAAATTAGACAAAATCTGGAAAGACTGGGAAGCTTTCGCGCAATATGCCTTCAACAAATCACATTCTACCTGTTACGCTTTCGTGGCTTATCAGACAGCATATTTAAAAGCACACTATCCGAGTGAATATATGGCCGCCGTACTCAACCATGCGGGTGCGATCGACAAGATCACCTTTTTTATGGAGGAATGTAAAAGGATGGGCATTGGTGTTCTGGGATGCGATATTAATGAATCCCAAAAAGGCTTTGCCGTAAATAAAAACGGAGAGATCCGCTTTGGATTTGGCGGCTTGAAAGGTATGGGAGACGCCGCCATTGACGGAGTTATTGAGGAAAGAACACAAAACGGCCCCTATAAAGATATCTTCGATTTTATCCAGCGCATTAATCAAAGAGTTGTCAATAAAAAAGCATTGGAAAGCCTGGTATATGCAGGCGCCTTTGATTGTTTCTCCGACCTGCACAGAGGTCAATATTTTGCGGTGCAGACAGGGGAGGTCGTTAATAACCTGGAAAGGATCATTAAATTTGGCAACGTGGTTCAGACCAGTAAAACAAGCTCCATGGGCAGTTTATTTGGTGAAGCCACCATGCCGGAAATCGCTACGCCGAAAATATTACCTTGTGACAAGTGGTCATTAATTGAAAAATTAGAGCATGAAAAAGATGTAACGGGTATTTATATCAGTGGACATCCATTAGACAATTTCCGGTTCGAAATGAAACATTATGGTATTATGCCACTCAATGATTTTGAAGCCATGCGCATGGATGCCAATCCAAAAACAGGTGTCAATTTCAGAATTGCTGGCATGGTGGTTGGCGCACAACACCGGCAGACAAAAAAGGGGATGGACTTCGGCGTACTGGCTCTTGAGGATTATTCCGGCAAAACAGAGCTTATGCTCTGGCGGGAAGACTATCTCAACTTCAAAAATTTTGTCGAGCCAGGGCTTATGCTCAGTATAACCGGACATTTTAAGCAAAGATTCAACACAGGCCAATATGAATTTAAGATATCTTCTATAAGCCTGATGGAGTCCCTTAAATCAGCGCTCACAAAATCGCTGGATATGGAGATGCCATTAAAAGAAGTCACTCATGACCTGGTCAATTTCCTAGAGGAGAACATTAATAAACACCCCGGAAACGCTACCCTTAAATTCAAGGTGATCGACTTTGAGCAACAGGCATCCGTCAACCTATATACACTGGATAAAGGAATCAGCCTGAATGATGAACTGATTGACTACCTGAATAGCCATCCGGATATACACGTTCAGATAGGCCTTACCGGTTAA
- a CDS encoding NAD(P)H-hydrate dehydratase: MKIFNAGQIKKWDEATMAGENIVQTTLMQRAGDACARWIKKKFDQSVEFYIVCGKGGNGGDGIVIARNLLHAGYQVKIILSNPPAEFRKATLDHWNYLSREFPKTAENAIVAFDKTDLLIPLKTPKPLVIIDALLGTGYNPGKSNEVINRLIKFLSNADKPTIAIDLPSGLTPDHLPPGEDDNLNIIQAAYTLSFQAYKRSFLHPESAKYTGKVHLLDIGLSASFTQQESSNIYAIDIKAAAQFYQPRSKHSFGHKGNFGTVVLVGGSYGKIGAISLSARAALRAGVGKVFIQAPKCGYEILQINAPEAMFEPAGDSYVSDIDPIRKATYGIGPGMDTHPESVSALKAFLKTRKDALVLDADALNIIATDPEAILALIPASSILTPHPGEFQRLFGNSKDSLEQVELAKRKAQQWHLVIVLKGHRTAICTPDGNIHYNLSGNAGMATAGSGDVLTGIITALMAQGYPPTQAAILGVHLHGLAGDYYIKKGAAESLIAQDLIDCLPKAFLKLRDKRHILFPA, from the coding sequence ATGAAAATATTTAATGCCGGCCAAATTAAAAAATGGGACGAGGCAACGATGGCTGGTGAAAACATTGTTCAAACAACGCTGATGCAGCGGGCGGGCGACGCCTGTGCTCGCTGGATTAAAAAGAAATTCGATCAGTCAGTCGAATTTTATATTGTCTGCGGCAAAGGGGGCAATGGAGGAGACGGTATCGTAATCGCCAGAAATTTATTACATGCCGGCTATCAGGTAAAAATTATACTTTCCAACCCGCCAGCGGAGTTCCGGAAAGCAACGCTGGATCATTGGAACTATCTGAGCAGGGAGTTCCCTAAAACAGCAGAAAACGCGATCGTTGCTTTTGATAAAACCGATCTATTAATTCCTTTAAAGACGCCGAAACCGCTGGTCATAATCGATGCGCTTTTAGGCACCGGCTATAACCCCGGTAAAAGCAACGAAGTGATTAACAGACTTATCAAATTCCTATCCAATGCAGACAAACCGACTATTGCCATCGATTTACCCAGTGGATTAACACCTGACCACCTTCCGCCCGGAGAGGACGACAACCTAAATATCATCCAGGCAGCCTATACACTCTCTTTTCAGGCATATAAGCGAAGTTTTTTGCATCCTGAATCAGCAAAGTATACCGGGAAGGTTCACCTGTTAGACATTGGCCTAAGTGCGTCTTTTACCCAACAGGAAAGTTCAAATATTTATGCTATTGATATAAAAGCAGCCGCTCAATTCTATCAGCCCAGATCAAAGCATTCATTCGGGCACAAAGGAAATTTTGGCACCGTTGTTTTAGTAGGTGGCAGTTATGGCAAAATAGGAGCCATTTCTCTTTCCGCCAGGGCCGCGCTTCGGGCAGGTGTGGGAAAGGTATTTATACAGGCCCCCAAATGCGGTTACGAGATTCTGCAAATCAACGCCCCTGAAGCCATGTTTGAGCCAGCTGGCGATAGCTATGTATCTGATATTGATCCCATCAGAAAAGCAACTTATGGAATCGGCCCGGGAATGGATACACATCCTGAATCTGTCAGCGCATTAAAGGCTTTCCTGAAAACCAGAAAAGATGCATTAGTATTGGATGCAGATGCATTGAATATTATTGCGACAGATCCAGAAGCTATTTTAGCATTAATTCCGGCAAGTAGTATCTTAACACCGCATCCTGGCGAATTTCAAAGACTATTCGGTAATAGCAAAGACTCTTTAGAGCAAGTCGAACTGGCAAAAAGGAAAGCACAGCAATGGCATCTGGTCATCGTACTTAAAGGGCACCGAACTGCTATCTGCACGCCGGATGGAAATATTCACTATAACTTAAGTGGCAATGCCGGAATGGCCACTGCAGGGAGCGGCGATGTTCTGACAGGTATTATTACTGCACTAATGGCACAAGGGTATCCACCCACGCAAGCGGCTATTCTGGGTGTGCATTTGCATGGTCTGGCAGGAGACTACTACATCAAAAAAGGAGCTGCTGAATCATTGATTGCTCAAGACTTAATTGACTGTTTACCCAAAG